A genomic stretch from Schistosoma haematobium chromosome 2, whole genome shotgun sequence includes:
- a CDS encoding hypothetical protein (EggNog:ENOG410W252) has product MTDWNVDLDNKRRLICQCLCPCLIDGTLNDVRDENLYSEEEGIFSTSKARALSNLLFLKDDVFEIEASNLYEKKAITLQPWNSEHNLKNRHCEEFQSPSQVIKRYLQDEAKQINRYVLMTILYNVTGPIV; this is encoded by the coding sequence atgaCTGACTGGAATGTCGATTTGGATAACAAAAGACGTTTGATCTGTCAATGTTTATGTCCATGTTTAATTGACGGAACACTAAACGATGTTCGAGACGAAAACCTTTACTCAGAAGAAGAAGGAATATTCTCAACTTCTAAAGCTAGAGCCTTATCTAACCTCTTGTTTTTAAAAGACGATGTATTTGAAATTGAAGCATCAAATTTGtacgagaagaaagcaattacATTACAACCATGGAACAGTGAACACAACTTAAAGAATCGACATTGTGAGGAATTTCAATCACCATCTCAAGTCATAAAGAGATATTTACAAGATGAAGCTAAGCAAATCAATCGTTATGTCTTGATGACTATCTTATATAACGTTACCGGACCTATAGTATGA